GCGGTCAGGGCGGTGGTGTGCTGGCCGACTGGATGGTCAAGGGTCTGATCAACGCCGGCTGGCAGGCACAGAGCATCGGTTTGCTCGGTCTTTCACAGCGTGCCGGCTCGGTCATTTATTACGTCGAGGCGCGGCCCCAAACCCAGCGCGCGCCGATCCTGTCGGCTTACGCCGTGCCCGGTGACGTCGACCTGCTGCTCAGCCAGGAGTTTCTGGAACTCGGTCGCCTGCTGCAGGGCGGTTTCGCGCATCCGGACTGCACCATCATCGCCAACACCTACCGCTACTACGGCACGCTGGAGAAAACGCCGGCCGAAGGCGGCATCTACCCGTCCGGGGTCATTCGCAAGGCGGCCGAGACGCTGTCCAGCGACAGCTACCTGTTTCATGCCCAGGAAGTGGTGGCGCGGGCCGGTCTGTCCCTGCTGTCGAGCAACGCCGTGCTCCTGGGCGCGGTGGTCGCAAGCAAAGTATTCGCACTGGCGCCCGAACCCTTTCGGACTGCCATCGAGGAAGCCGAGGTCGGCGTTGGCGACAACCTCAAGGCATTTGATCTTGGCTACCAGATGATGCGCGAGGGCACCCTGCCACGTGCCCTGTTCAAGGAAAACGAAGTTCTCGACTGGCAGCAGCTCGCCGATCAGCGGGCACAGGCCTTGCCGCAACGGCGACGTGGCGAGTACCGCAGCCTGCTTGACCAGGGACGCAGCGCCGTGCCGCCGCTGGCGCGGATCTTTGCCGAGGCCTGCTACCGCCTGCTGGATTTCCAGGATGCCGCCTACGTGCGCGACTACATCGCCCGCGTGCAGGAAGTCCACACCGCGGAAACAGCAAGCTCAGGAGTCGATAACTCGGCTGTTACAGCCAGTT
This sequence is a window from Immundisolibacter sp.. Protein-coding genes within it:
- a CDS encoding indolepyruvate oxidoreductase subunit beta family protein, whose amino-acid sequence is MSRQDRATRVLIGTVGGQGGGVLADWMVKGLINAGWQAQSIGLLGLSQRAGSVIYYVEARPQTQRAPILSAYAVPGDVDLLLSQEFLELGRLLQGGFAHPDCTIIANTYRYYGTLEKTPAEGGIYPSGVIRKAAETLSSDSYLFHAQEVVARAGLSLLSSNAVLLGAVVASKVFALAPEPFRTAIEEAEVGVGDNLKAFDLGYQMMREGTLPRALFKENEVLDWQQLADQRAQALPQRRRGEYRSLLDQGRSAVPPLARIFAEACYRLLDFQDAAYVRDYIARVQEVHTAETASSGVDNSAVTASYAQHLANWMSYEDAQRVAQLKLRPERFAKMRGDHGVRGEDPFWVDDFLAPDPPQIYGMLPAPIGRWIRAQGRRWREDFDHISMPMRVRINRPWGYLTMSLVAAMRHLRRHSLRHHEELLLLQRWRDAVLLWLGHDAALGRLAADAGRVVKGYGRVRDKALDDLWTFIDQGLPLLEQLAAAGGDVATVGDEALKLLASEAGKGSACLYLLRDRLAAALPTAGAAA